The Salinispora tropica CNB-440 genome has a window encoding:
- a CDS encoding GH1 family beta-glucosidase has protein sequence MSNPASPPAVGVLAERPPLAFPPGFLWGAATAAYQIEGAATAGGRTPSIWDTFSHTPGRVVAGHTGDVACDHYHRLDSDVALMAELGLRSYRFSVSWPRVQPGGTGPINQEGLDFYRRLVDQLLANGIEPWLTLYHWDLPQPLEDAGGWPARDTAARFADYAALVAGALGDRVRYWTTLNEPWCSAFLGYGSGAHAPGRSDPAAAVRAGHHLLLGHGLAVPALRAAAQSEVEIGVTLNLYPVTPATDSPGDADAARRIDGLANRFFLDPLLRGSYPADLMSDLRQVSDFGHVRAGDLATIAAPLDLVGINYYSRHVVAAPTAAAPPEPYWRTPSCWPGSEDVRFVARGMPVTDMDWEIDPSGLVETLQRVYEEYTDLPLYVTENGSAFVDAVVDGKVDDPDRVAYFEAHLRAAHQAIAAGVPLRGYFAWSLMDNFEWAWGYTKRFGMIHVDYRSQARTLKSSGRWYAETIRRNGLAAQ, from the coding sequence GTGAGTAATCCCGCGAGCCCACCCGCCGTGGGCGTTCTCGCCGAACGCCCGCCACTGGCCTTCCCGCCCGGCTTCCTCTGGGGCGCCGCCACCGCGGCCTACCAGATCGAGGGCGCGGCGACCGCCGGCGGTCGGACGCCGTCGATCTGGGACACCTTCAGCCACACCCCGGGCCGGGTGGTGGCCGGGCACACCGGTGACGTGGCGTGCGACCACTACCACCGCCTCGACTCAGACGTCGCCCTCATGGCCGAGTTGGGGCTGAGGTCGTACCGGTTCTCGGTCTCCTGGCCTCGGGTGCAGCCCGGCGGAACCGGCCCGATCAACCAGGAGGGACTCGACTTCTACCGGCGGCTGGTGGACCAGCTGCTGGCGAACGGCATCGAGCCGTGGCTGACTCTCTACCACTGGGACCTGCCGCAGCCGCTGGAGGACGCGGGCGGCTGGCCGGCCCGGGACACCGCCGCCCGGTTCGCCGACTACGCCGCCCTGGTCGCCGGCGCGCTCGGCGACCGGGTGCGGTACTGGACCACCCTCAACGAGCCGTGGTGCTCGGCGTTTCTCGGGTACGGTTCCGGGGCGCACGCCCCGGGTCGGTCCGACCCCGCCGCCGCGGTCCGGGCCGGTCACCACCTGCTGCTCGGTCACGGGCTGGCCGTGCCGGCGCTGCGGGCGGCCGCCCAGTCCGAGGTTGAGATCGGGGTGACCCTCAACCTGTACCCGGTGACCCCGGCCACCGATTCGCCCGGCGACGCCGACGCGGCACGCCGAATCGACGGGCTGGCGAACCGGTTCTTCCTCGACCCACTGCTGCGCGGGTCATACCCGGCGGATCTGATGTCCGATCTCAGGCAGGTCAGCGACTTCGGGCACGTGCGTGCGGGGGACCTGGCCACCATCGCCGCCCCGCTGGATCTGGTCGGGATCAACTACTACAGCCGGCACGTGGTCGCCGCGCCGACGGCGGCGGCCCCGCCGGAGCCGTACTGGCGCACACCCTCGTGCTGGCCGGGTAGCGAAGACGTTCGATTTGTCGCCCGGGGCATGCCGGTCACCGACATGGACTGGGAGATCGATCCTTCCGGCCTGGTCGAGACGTTGCAGCGGGTGTACGAGGAGTACACCGACCTGCCGCTCTACGTCACCGAGAACGGTTCGGCCTTCGTAGACGCGGTCGTTGACGGGAAGGTGGACGACCCGGACCGCGTCGCCTACTTCGAGGCGCACCTACGCGCCGCACACCAGGCGATCGCCGCGGGTGTTCCGCTGCGCGGCTACTTCGCCTGGTCGTTGATGGATAACTTCGAGTGGGCCTGGGGCTACACGAAGCGGTTCGGCATGATCCACGTCGACTACCGCAGTCAGGCCCGCACCCTGAAATCCAGCGGTCGGTGGTACGCCGAGACCATCCGACGTAACGGTCTGGCCGCACAATAG
- a CDS encoding LacI family DNA-binding transcriptional regulator, which produces MTTQRTRSLGRPTLDAVAARAGVGRGTVSRVVNGSPQVSPEARAAVQRAIAELGYVPNRAARALVTQRTDSIALVVSESGDRVFAEPFFAGIVRGVSSGLLGTPFQLWLVMVQSPTERERVEHHLTNQHVDGVLLLSLHGADPLPMLLEERGLPTVLGGRPARMPQPNTEPAWLVDADNVGGARRAVEYLVGRGRRQIATVAGPQDMGAGLGRLTGYQEAVAKTPSGGRPDLIAYGDFSEGSGEAAMRQLLAACPDLDAVFVASDLMAFGALRALREAGRRVPEDVAVVGFDDAPIARQSDPPLTTIFQPIEEMGRQMAQLLVSRIRGEERATTNILLDTELVERAST; this is translated from the coding sequence ATGACAACGCAGCGCACCCGCTCGCTCGGACGCCCGACTCTCGATGCGGTCGCCGCACGCGCCGGCGTCGGCCGTGGCACGGTCTCCCGCGTCGTGAACGGCTCACCCCAGGTCAGTCCCGAGGCCCGAGCCGCGGTGCAGCGGGCGATCGCGGAACTGGGGTACGTGCCGAACCGGGCCGCTCGTGCCCTGGTCACCCAGCGGACTGACTCGATCGCCCTGGTGGTGTCAGAATCCGGGGATCGGGTGTTCGCCGAGCCGTTCTTCGCCGGCATCGTGCGTGGCGTCAGCTCCGGCCTGCTGGGGACCCCGTTCCAGCTCTGGCTCGTCATGGTCCAGTCACCGACCGAGCGGGAGCGGGTCGAGCACCACCTGACCAACCAGCACGTTGACGGTGTCCTGCTGTTGTCGCTGCACGGTGCCGACCCGCTGCCCATGTTGCTCGAGGAGCGGGGCCTGCCCACCGTCCTCGGGGGCCGACCGGCCCGGATGCCGCAGCCCAACACGGAGCCGGCCTGGCTCGTGGACGCGGACAACGTCGGCGGGGCCCGGCGCGCGGTGGAGTACCTCGTCGGGCGGGGACGGCGGCAGATCGCGACTGTCGCCGGCCCCCAGGATATGGGTGCCGGCCTGGGGCGGCTGACTGGTTACCAGGAGGCGGTCGCGAAGACGCCGAGCGGGGGCAGGCCAGACCTGATCGCGTACGGGGACTTCAGTGAGGGCAGTGGGGAGGCCGCGATGCGCCAACTGCTGGCCGCATGCCCGGACCTGGATGCGGTCTTCGTCGCCTCGGACCTGATGGCGTTCGGCGCGCTCCGGGCGTTGCGAGAGGCCGGTCGACGAGTGCCGGAGGACGTGGCGGTGGTGGGCTTCGACGACGCGCCGATCGCCCGCCAGTCGGACCCGCCGTTGACCACGATCTTCCAGCCGATCGAGGAGATGGGACGGCAGATGGCCCAGTTGCTGGTGTCCCGGATCCGCGGCGAGGAACGGGCTACCACGAACATCCTTCTGGACACCGAGTTGGTCGAGCGCGCCAGCACCTGA
- a CDS encoding acyl-CoA dehydrogenase family protein: MDFTYDAHTEQLRAELTDFLEQQVYPAEAVYAEQVAGAEDQWARPPVLGELRAAARRRGLWNLFLPDPHHGAGLTNLQYAPLAELTGRSPHLAPEALNCAAPDTGNMELLAEFGTEAQRQRWLRPLLAAEIRSAFCMTEPEVASSDATNIATRITRDRDHYVINGRKWWSSGAMDPACQIFVVMGRTDPLADRHRQQSMILVPRDTPGVTVRRGLHVFGYHDGPHGGHAEIDFNDVRVPVENLIGTEGAGFAIAQARLGPGRIHHCMRLIGMAERALELLCRRALDRVAFGRPIAEQGVVREWIAEARVRIEQSRLLVLKTAWLMDTVGNKGAHTEIQAIKIDTPSMTEWVIDKAIQAHGGAGVSQDTPLAALWAQARTLRLADGPDEVHKAALARRELRRYV, translated from the coding sequence ATGGACTTCACCTACGATGCCCACACCGAACAGCTGCGGGCCGAGCTGACCGACTTCCTGGAGCAGCAGGTCTACCCGGCCGAGGCGGTCTACGCCGAGCAGGTCGCCGGTGCCGAGGACCAGTGGGCTCGGCCGCCGGTACTGGGCGAGTTGCGGGCGGCGGCCCGCCGGCGGGGCCTGTGGAACCTCTTCCTCCCCGACCCCCACCACGGTGCCGGGCTGACCAACCTCCAGTACGCTCCGCTCGCCGAGCTGACCGGCCGCAGCCCACACCTTGCCCCGGAGGCGCTCAACTGTGCGGCACCGGACACCGGCAACATGGAGCTACTCGCCGAGTTCGGCACCGAGGCGCAGCGCCAGCGGTGGCTGCGCCCGCTGCTGGCGGCGGAGATCCGCTCGGCGTTCTGTATGACCGAGCCGGAGGTCGCCTCCTCCGACGCCACCAACATCGCCACCCGCATCACCCGCGACCGCGACCACTACGTGATCAACGGCCGCAAGTGGTGGTCGTCCGGCGCCATGGATCCGGCCTGTCAGATCTTCGTGGTGATGGGCCGGACCGACCCGCTGGCTGACCGGCACCGGCAGCAGAGCATGATCCTGGTGCCACGGGACACACCGGGGGTCACCGTCCGGAGAGGGCTGCACGTCTTCGGCTATCACGACGGCCCACACGGCGGCCATGCCGAGATCGACTTCAACGACGTCCGGGTGCCGGTGGAGAATCTGATCGGTACGGAGGGGGCCGGCTTCGCGATCGCCCAGGCCCGGCTCGGTCCTGGCCGAATCCATCACTGCATGCGGTTGATCGGCATGGCGGAGCGGGCCCTGGAGCTGCTCTGCCGACGCGCCCTCGACCGGGTTGCTTTCGGCCGGCCCATCGCCGAGCAGGGCGTGGTGCGAGAGTGGATCGCCGAGGCGCGAGTCCGAATCGAGCAGTCCCGGCTCCTGGTGCTCAAGACGGCCTGGCTGATGGACACGGTCGGCAACAAGGGCGCGCACACCGAGATCCAAGCCATCAAGATCGATACGCCGTCGATGACGGAGTGGGTGATCGACAAGGCTATCCAGGCGCATGGGGGTGCCGGCGTCAGCCAGGACACCCCGCTGGCCGCGCTCTGGGCCCAGGCCCGCACCCTGCGCCTCGCTGACGGGCCGGACGAGGTCCACAAGGCCGCTCTGGCCCGCCGCGAACTCCGCCGCTACGTCTGA
- a CDS encoding phosphotransferase family protein, protein MTEPAIDDCAPTPPGLDLDRLAGHLAAHRPDLIDGPLHAELIAGGRSNLTYLLSAGEREIVLRRPPLGHVLATAHDMAREFRVISALAPTEVPVPTALLLCTDPEVIGAPFYLMARVDGTVFRSRAQTDPLPDGQRRELAMAMMDTLAALHTVDPATVGLADFGRPQGFLARQVRRWSGQLDGSRSRPLPGIHELRDRLANTAPEGSGTGRIVHGDYRLDNLLATVDPVAVRAVLDWEMATLGDPLADLGLLLTYWDAMGGDAVPSNPVADGLGPRAGFPAGAELIERYASRSGIDVGPLDWHVALGCFKLAVICEGIYYRHRQGQTLGEGFDQIGEMVAPLVAYGLTAVSRRS, encoded by the coding sequence ATGACCGAGCCGGCCATCGACGACTGCGCCCCGACCCCGCCCGGTCTTGACCTGGACCGGCTCGCCGGGCACCTCGCCGCGCACCGGCCCGATCTGATCGACGGGCCGCTGCACGCCGAGCTGATCGCCGGCGGCCGCTCCAACCTGACGTACCTGCTCTCTGCCGGGGAACGGGAGATCGTGCTGCGGCGGCCGCCGCTGGGCCACGTGCTGGCCACCGCACACGACATGGCGCGGGAGTTCCGGGTCATCTCGGCGCTCGCCCCGACCGAGGTGCCGGTGCCGACAGCGCTGCTGCTCTGCACCGACCCGGAGGTGATCGGGGCGCCGTTCTATCTGATGGCCCGCGTGGACGGCACGGTGTTCCGCTCCCGGGCGCAGACCGACCCCCTACCCGACGGACAGCGGCGGGAGCTGGCGATGGCGATGATGGACACCCTTGCCGCGCTGCACACCGTGGACCCGGCGACGGTCGGCCTGGCCGACTTCGGCCGTCCGCAGGGCTTTCTCGCCCGCCAGGTCCGCCGCTGGTCCGGGCAGCTCGACGGCTCCCGGAGCCGGCCGTTGCCCGGCATCCACGAGCTACGCGACCGGCTGGCCAACACCGCTCCGGAGGGTTCCGGTACGGGACGGATCGTGCACGGTGACTACCGACTGGACAACCTCCTCGCCACCGTTGACCCGGTCGCCGTTCGGGCGGTGCTCGACTGGGAGATGGCCACCCTCGGCGACCCGCTGGCCGACCTGGGCCTCCTTTTGACCTACTGGGATGCCATGGGCGGTGACGCGGTCCCGAGCAATCCCGTCGCCGACGGGCTGGGGCCCCGGGCCGGCTTCCCCGCCGGCGCCGAGCTGATCGAGCGGTACGCCAGCCGCAGCGGAATCGATGTCGGCCCCCTGGACTGGCATGTGGCCCTGGGGTGCTTCAAACTCGCCGTGATCTGCGAGGGCATCTACTACCGGCACCGCCAGGGGCAGACCCTCGGCGAGGGCTTCGACCAGATCGGCGAGATGGTCGCACCACTGGTCGCGTACGGGCTGACCGCCGTCTCGAGGAGGAGCTGA
- a CDS encoding GNAT family N-acetyltransferase yields MTRWGRQTLVEERAIRPAARGCADPVALRLPDGTELGVRSATGDDLPGVADLHERCSARSRNRRYHGGSARFAPARLRRLLEPARGVTLLANPTGFSPLAAPVVAMANLLGEGDTAEAALLVRDDWQRRGLGSALLRRLVWQAEQRGYAALDLHIQAENRPMMRTVGRLARPSAVNRDGSLVTLTVPLTAALPRIGAGHPLGLSAPTR; encoded by the coding sequence ATGACGCGGTGGGGACGACAGACCCTTGTTGAGGAGCGGGCCATCCGCCCGGCGGCTCGGGGGTGCGCCGATCCGGTCGCCCTGCGCCTGCCGGACGGCACCGAGCTGGGCGTACGGTCGGCGACCGGCGATGACCTGCCTGGCGTGGCCGACCTGCACGAGCGGTGTTCGGCGCGGAGCCGCAACCGCCGCTACCACGGTGGATCCGCCCGGTTCGCCCCGGCCCGGTTGCGCCGACTGTTGGAGCCGGCCCGGGGAGTCACCCTGCTGGCCAACCCGACCGGGTTCAGTCCGCTAGCCGCGCCGGTGGTGGCGATGGCCAATCTGCTCGGTGAGGGAGACACGGCTGAGGCGGCGTTGCTGGTACGCGACGACTGGCAGCGGCGCGGGCTCGGATCGGCGTTGCTACGTCGGCTCGTGTGGCAGGCGGAGCAGCGTGGCTACGCCGCATTGGATCTGCACATTCAGGCGGAGAACAGACCGATGATGCGGACCGTCGGCCGGTTGGCTCGGCCGTCGGCGGTGAACCGGGATGGTTCGCTGGTCACCCTGACGGTGCCGTTGACCGCGGCACTTCCCCGGATCGGGGCGGGACACCCGCTGGGCCTCTCCGCCCCAACGCGGTGA
- a CDS encoding aldehyde dehydrogenase family protein: MALRLADGTAWSEVLDRAVAAAPEAFSAPTDGSRTLHNLIEGDWRAVGAPASVHTPVDNTILVRLPRLDATTARAAVTHAAAAHRGWAATPLAERKARVVDALDALTAHRDLLALLLVWEIGKPWRLARADVDRALDGVRWYVDEIDRMLADGREPLPGPVSNIASWNYPMSVLVHAELVQLLAGNAVIAKTPSQGGAVCLTVAHALMRRAGLPATLISGSGEELSEVLVRAPEIGAVAFVGGRSNGGKVAAALLDTDKRHFIEQEGLNAWGIWNFSRWDQLAGHLRKGFEYGKQRCTAYPRFVVQRNLVDQFLDMYLPVVRSVRLGHPLAVGDGWSAGDPLPELDFGPLISSAKADELRRKVDEAVRGGAVPLHRGRLDGAPFLDGQDTSAYVAPSVLLAPPGRSRLMHAEPFGPVDTIVVVDTTDELLAAMNASNGSLVASLACDDEEEAAKLAVDVQAFKVGINKPRSRGDRQEPFGGRGASWKGAFVGGDLLVQAVTVGGTDDRLYGNFPDWTALPPNV, from the coding sequence ATGGCTCTACGACTCGCCGACGGGACCGCCTGGTCCGAGGTCCTCGACCGCGCGGTGGCCGCCGCCCCCGAAGCCTTTTCCGCCCCGACCGACGGCAGCCGAACGCTGCACAACCTGATCGAGGGCGACTGGCGAGCGGTCGGCGCACCAGCCAGCGTACACACCCCGGTCGACAACACCATCCTGGTCCGCCTCCCCCGGCTGGACGCGACGACCGCCCGCGCCGCGGTCACACACGCCGCCGCCGCCCACCGGGGCTGGGCCGCCACCCCCCTCGCCGAACGGAAGGCACGGGTTGTCGACGCCCTGGACGCCCTGACCGCCCACCGCGACCTCCTCGCCCTCCTCCTCGTCTGGGAGATCGGCAAGCCGTGGCGGCTCGCCCGCGCCGACGTCGACCGGGCGCTCGACGGCGTCCGGTGGTATGTCGACGAGATCGACCGGATGCTCGCCGACGGCCGGGAACCACTTCCCGGGCCGGTGAGCAACATCGCCTCGTGGAACTACCCGATGAGCGTCCTGGTCCACGCCGAGTTGGTGCAGCTCCTCGCCGGAAACGCCGTGATCGCCAAGACCCCGTCGCAGGGGGGCGCGGTCTGCCTCACTGTCGCGCACGCGTTGATGCGTCGTGCCGGCCTGCCCGCCACGCTGATCTCCGGCAGCGGTGAGGAGCTCTCCGAGGTGCTGGTCCGCGCCCCGGAGATCGGCGCGGTGGCGTTCGTCGGTGGGCGCTCCAACGGCGGGAAGGTGGCGGCAGCGCTGTTGGACACCGACAAGCGGCACTTCATCGAGCAGGAAGGGCTCAACGCCTGGGGGATCTGGAACTTCTCCCGGTGGGATCAGCTCGCCGGGCACCTGAGAAAGGGCTTCGAGTACGGCAAGCAACGCTGCACCGCCTACCCGCGCTTCGTCGTACAACGGAACCTGGTCGACCAGTTCCTCGACATGTACCTGCCGGTGGTGCGATCCGTCCGACTCGGACATCCGCTCGCGGTCGGCGACGGATGGTCCGCCGGTGATCCCCTCCCCGAGTTGGACTTCGGCCCCCTGATCAGCTCCGCCAAGGCCGACGAGCTGCGCCGCAAGGTCGACGAGGCGGTCCGGGGCGGTGCGGTCCCGCTGCACCGGGGCCGGCTCGACGGGGCGCCGTTCCTCGACGGGCAGGACACCTCCGCCTACGTGGCACCGTCCGTGCTGCTCGCCCCGCCCGGTCGATCCCGGCTGATGCACGCCGAGCCGTTCGGGCCGGTCGACACGATCGTGGTGGTGGACACCACCGACGAGCTCCTCGCCGCGATGAACGCCTCCAACGGCTCGCTGGTCGCCTCACTCGCCTGCGACGACGAGGAAGAGGCGGCGAAGCTCGCCGTGGACGTACAGGCGTTCAAGGTCGGCATCAACAAGCCCCGCTCCCGGGGCGACCGTCAGGAGCCGTTCGGTGGGCGGGGCGCCTCCTGGAAGGGGGCCTTCGTCGGCGGCGACCTGCTGGTCCAGGCGGTCACCGTCGGCGGTACCGACGATCGCCTCTACGGCAACTTCCCGGACTGGACGGCGCTACCGCCGAACGTCTGA
- the bioB gene encoding biotin synthase BioB, whose product MPEILDQARTQVLENGVGLDEAGVLAVLNLPDEHLPAALQLAHEVRMRWCGPEVEVEGIVSLKTGGCPEDCHFCSQSGLFTSPVRAVWLDIPSLVEAAKQTAKTGATEFCIVAAVRGPDDRLMRQLREGVAAIQAEVDIQVAASVGMLTQEQVDELVEMGVHRYNHNLETCRSYFPNVVTTHSWEERWETLRMVRESGMEVCCGGILGLGESVEQRAEFAAQLAELDPHEVPLNFLNPRPGTPLGDRSVVEGKDALRAIAAFRLAMPRTILRYAGGRELTLGDLGTRSGLLGGINAVIVGNYLTTLGRPATTDLELLEDLKMPVKALSATL is encoded by the coding sequence ATGCCAGAGATCCTCGACCAGGCCCGCACCCAGGTACTGGAGAACGGCGTCGGCCTCGACGAGGCCGGCGTCCTCGCCGTGCTGAACCTTCCCGACGAGCACCTGCCCGCCGCTCTCCAGCTCGCGCACGAGGTACGGATGCGCTGGTGTGGGCCGGAGGTCGAGGTCGAGGGAATCGTCTCGCTGAAGACCGGCGGCTGCCCGGAGGACTGTCACTTCTGCTCGCAGTCCGGCCTGTTCACCTCACCGGTACGCGCGGTGTGGCTGGACATTCCGTCGCTGGTGGAGGCCGCGAAGCAGACCGCGAAGACCGGCGCGACCGAGTTCTGCATCGTGGCCGCCGTGCGCGGCCCGGACGACCGGCTGATGCGGCAGCTGCGGGAGGGTGTCGCCGCGATCCAGGCGGAGGTCGACATCCAGGTGGCGGCTTCGGTCGGCATGCTCACCCAGGAGCAGGTTGACGAGCTGGTCGAGATGGGCGTACACCGCTACAACCACAATCTGGAGACCTGCCGCTCGTACTTCCCGAACGTTGTCACCACCCACTCCTGGGAAGAGCGCTGGGAGACGCTGCGGATGGTCCGCGAGTCCGGCATGGAGGTGTGCTGCGGTGGCATCCTCGGCCTCGGGGAGAGCGTGGAGCAGCGCGCCGAGTTCGCCGCTCAGCTCGCCGAGCTGGACCCGCACGAGGTTCCGCTGAACTTCCTCAATCCCCGACCCGGCACACCGCTCGGTGACCGTTCGGTGGTCGAGGGGAAGGACGCGCTGCGCGCTATCGCCGCGTTCCGGCTCGCCATGCCCCGCACGATCCTCCGGTACGCCGGTGGCCGTGAGCTCACGCTCGGCGACCTGGGTACCCGTAGCGGCCTACTCGGCGGCATCAACGCGGTGATCGTCGGCAACTACCTGACCACGCTGGGCCGTCCGGCCACGACGGACCTGGAGCTTCTCGAGGACCTGAAGATGCCGGTCAAGGCGCTCTCCGCGACGCTGTGA
- a CDS encoding 8-amino-7-oxononanoate synthase yields MSDWLAALDRRAELRAKAGLTRTLRPRAAADDIVDLAGNDYLGLSRHPVVTAAATAALDEYGLGATGSRLVRGSTAPHHALEEDLAGWLGAERALLFSSGYLANVGAVRGLVRPRTLLVSDAHNHASLIDGCRISGAETVVTPHADVDAVRAALAATPGRPAVVVTESVFSVDGDLAPLAELHAVARAHDALLLVDDAHGLGVVGPGGAGGATAADLAGEPDVIVTATLSKALGGAGGVVAAPAEFVRHLVETGRTFIFDTAPPPAVVAGVRAAMGLAWRGEQLRAELGDRVAFAVRRLRAAGLTGSAPKGAVVSVTAPGPEAATAWATDCRDRGVAVGCFRPPSTPDSRSRLRLTVNVGVPRADFERALEVVVECAP; encoded by the coding sequence GTGTCGGACTGGCTTGCGGCACTGGACCGTCGAGCCGAGCTGCGCGCCAAGGCGGGGCTGACCCGCACCCTCCGCCCTCGCGCCGCCGCCGACGACATTGTTGATCTGGCCGGCAACGACTACCTCGGCCTGTCGCGGCATCCCGTGGTGACCGCGGCGGCCACCGCGGCGCTCGACGAGTACGGGCTGGGCGCCACCGGGTCCCGGCTGGTGCGTGGCTCGACCGCACCGCACCACGCCCTCGAGGAGGATCTGGCCGGCTGGCTCGGGGCCGAACGCGCCCTGCTCTTCTCCTCCGGCTACCTGGCCAACGTCGGCGCGGTCCGGGGCCTGGTGCGGCCGCGGACGCTCCTGGTCTCCGACGCGCACAACCACGCATCGCTGATCGACGGGTGCCGGATCTCCGGTGCGGAGACCGTGGTGACCCCGCACGCCGACGTGGACGCGGTGCGGGCCGCGCTCGCCGCCACGCCGGGCCGCCCGGCGGTGGTGGTCACCGAGTCGGTGTTCTCGGTTGACGGGGATCTTGCCCCCCTCGCTGAGCTGCACGCGGTCGCCCGGGCGCACGACGCGTTGCTGCTGGTTGACGACGCCCACGGGCTCGGCGTGGTCGGGCCCGGTGGTGCCGGGGGAGCGACCGCGGCCGATCTGGCCGGTGAACCGGACGTGATTGTCACCGCGACCCTCTCCAAGGCGCTGGGAGGGGCCGGCGGAGTGGTCGCCGCTCCGGCGGAGTTCGTGCGGCACCTGGTCGAGACCGGGCGGACGTTCATCTTCGACACCGCCCCGCCGCCCGCGGTGGTGGCCGGGGTCCGGGCCGCCATGGGGCTCGCCTGGAGGGGCGAGCAGCTGCGGGCGGAGTTGGGCGATCGGGTCGCGTTCGCGGTCCGGCGATTGCGCGCCGCCGGGCTGACCGGGTCGGCGCCGAAGGGCGCGGTCGTGTCGGTGACCGCACCCGGCCCCGAGGCGGCCACCGCCTGGGCCACCGACTGCCGAGACCGGGGCGTCGCGGTCGGCTGCTTCCGTCCCCCCTCCACCCCGGACAGTCGTTCCCGGCTCCGGCTGACCGTCAACGTCGGTGTTCCACGGGCGGACTTCGAGCGGGCCCTGGAGGTCGTCGTGGAGTGCGCGCCGTGA
- the bioD gene encoding dethiobiotin synthase → MRAVSGTPWRGPVLVTGTDTGVGKTVATAAVTAAAQAAGLRVAVVKPGQTGTATGDPVDIDEVTRLAAPLTGRTLASFPDPLAPLPAARVAELPPLELYTAVDAVREEVDKHDLVLVEGAGGLLVPMGLRPSGEPWTMADLAVSLGCPAVVVARAGLGTLNHTALTLEALERRAVPAGVLLGAWPAEPELVHWANLTDLVPYLLGALPAGAGAIDPGVFRRSAPGWLTPALYGVLDDWRAWAEEIR, encoded by the coding sequence GTGCGCGCCGTGAGTGGGACGCCGTGGCGGGGGCCAGTGCTGGTGACCGGCACCGACACCGGGGTCGGCAAGACCGTGGCGACCGCGGCGGTCACGGCGGCGGCACAGGCCGCCGGGCTGCGGGTCGCGGTGGTCAAGCCGGGCCAGACCGGTACGGCCACCGGCGACCCGGTCGACATCGACGAAGTCACCCGACTCGCCGCGCCGCTCACCGGGCGGACGCTGGCGAGCTTCCCGGATCCGCTGGCCCCGCTGCCAGCGGCCCGGGTCGCCGAGTTGCCGCCACTGGAGCTGTACACGGCGGTTGACGCCGTCCGCGAGGAGGTCGACAAGCACGACCTGGTCCTGGTCGAGGGGGCCGGCGGGCTGCTCGTGCCGATGGGCCTGCGCCCCTCGGGTGAGCCGTGGACGATGGCCGATCTCGCGGTCTCCCTCGGCTGTCCGGCCGTGGTGGTGGCGCGGGCCGGGCTGGGCACCCTCAACCACACCGCGCTCACCCTGGAGGCGTTGGAACGCCGGGCGGTGCCGGCGGGGGTGCTGCTCGGCGCCTGGCCGGCCGAGCCGGAGCTGGTCCACTGGGCGAACCTGACCGACCTGGTGCCGTACCTGCTCGGCGCGTTGCCGGCCGGGGCCGGGGCGATCGATCCGGGCGTGTTCCGGCGGTCCGCGCCGGGGTGGCTCACCCCGGCGCTGTACGGGGTGCTCGACGACTGGCGGGCCTGGGCCGAGGAGATCCGCTGA